ATAACCAGTCGATGTAACTGACGTGATTGGCCACCAGCAGAACGCCTCCCTGGAGCGGAATCTGTTCCTGTCCAACCACGCGATAGCGATACAGGAGGCGGCACAAGACCCAGCCGATAGGGCGCAGCAACAAGGAGGGCATCAGCCACGTTGCCGCCGCGGTGGTCACGAGCAGTCCAGCCAGGGTGAGCAGGATAAGGGTCATGGCTGTCCTCCAGGCGGGCTGTTTTTGGGGGAATTGCGCCACAGCGCTGGGGTAGTGCTCAGCTTACACTCTTTCCGCCAGCCTGCCAACGCGCCGGATTCCCAGAATCTTCATGAATGCGCTTGCAGCCAAACCGCGGCGATGCTATACGCCCGCCACTCTCAGGAACTCCACACCGCTGGCGAGGAGGGAAGGGGCGCGGGAACGTCCCGCGGGAGGGGGAAGTCGATGCTGCGATCGGCGCCCGCTGGGACGCCCCGCCTCCGAAGTCTCCGCGATAGCTAGCTGGGCCGGGAGATAGGGGGAGGCACGCTCTGATGCCTGTGGCCTGCGAACCGCTACTGCGGCACATCCTGCGGGATGAGACCCTCACCCGCGGCTTGGGGGACATCGAGGCGCGGATGCTCATCGACTGGCTCACCGACTGGACCCAACTGCTCGCGGATGCCGCTCGCTCCGAAGCCGAAGCCTGGTCCTGCGTCCGCCGCCTCTGCCGGCGCGCCAGGGCCATCGCCCGCTTCGTGCAACTCTGGTCCCAACCGGCGGATCGAGGAGCGGCCGCCCAACTGGCCGCCTGCGAACGCTTCCGCTGGCCCCTCCCCAATCGACCCCTCGAACCCCCTGACCTTATGCATCATATCCTCACTTGGGAAAATCAGCATCCCGATGCCACCGAGGCCGCCTAAATCTGAACTTGAAACAATTAGCCTCCCGACGCCGCCGAGACCCCTTGAAATCCCACGACCGAGCCGCCGGCTCTCTGCGGCAAGTGGCGCTTTATCCACCCACTTCCTGTTTCCTGGATTGTCCGGTCCAGCCTGCCGAGCTGTCCGGTCTAGCCCGCCGTCCACCCGTGGAAGGAGGGATTTGTTCCCCTCGCCACTCCGCCGCCCCTGCCGCGGCGACAGAAGTTTTCCCCACTTCATGAAACGGACTTTCGCGAGAGTTACACGAGGGGCTACCGACTCAGGAGGGGAGACTGAATTGGATTTTGGGGCAACGTGGGACGATCAGGGGAAAGTTCACGAAGTTCACGAAGTCCGCCAAGTCCATTCCCGTCTTTGAAGGCGGTATTTCCCTCAAGACGGCGTCAAGCTGGGATAGCCGCAGGGAGGGGTTCGCTGCCAGGCCAGGCGAGGAGTTCTGAGCGGATGCGGGTGTTTAGCATTTCTTCCAAGCGCTGGAGGGCACGGGCTGCCGTGGCTCCGTCGAAGACGCGGTGATCATAGATCAGTCGCACCGGGACGCATCCTTGCGGGTCGATCACTCCATAATTGAGGGTCACGGTCAACGGGGAGAGCGGATGGAGGGATTCCGCGCCGAGGGCGGAGTAGCTGGACAGGCCGAAGGTACCGCAGACATTGCCGCGCCAGTGGCGGCAATTGAGGCTCAGCCACCAGAGGAGGCGGCGCAGGGGGCGAGGCAAGCCGCTGAGCCAGAGGGTCCGGCGGAAGTCCTTGATCTGGTCCAGAGGCGCTGTCTGAGCCTGGCGAATGCGCTCGGCGATGGCGGAAAGCGGCAGGCGGGCCGGATGCTTGATCCGGATCGTCAGGACGGCCTTTTCGTCTTCCCAGTCCCGTTCCACAGCCACAGCGGCCACGCTGCGGTCGTACTCCACGAGGTGCGGCCGGGGGAAGGCACAATAGGCTCGGCGCAGCGGGGGCAGTTCTTCGGCGACGAGGGCGTAGGCTTTGACGAACAAAGCGCTCCAGGGGGGCCGAGGGGCAGGCAGAGTGCTGCGGGCGGCCACCACCGGCGCCAGGCGGCAGAGGCGCTGCACGGGAATCGACGGCACGCGCCGGGCAAAGTGCAACAGATCGTTGACGAAGATGCGCGGGCGGCTCCACGGCACCTTCCGGCCTCGGATCGCCATCGCTCCACCCCCGATTTCAGGCCGAGGATACGCTGCGGTCCCCGGATATGTTCCGATCTTCCTTTCCCTTGACGGCCCGGAAGACGTAAGCCTGACCGGCGTAGCTGCGGCGGTACTCCACGGCGGTGAAGCCGGCCGCCTTCAGCTTGCTTTGGACCGCCTCGGCTGGCAGATAATGGAAGCGGCCCCGGCGGGCTTCCGCTTTCAGCCATCGGCCATAGCGCAGCATCCGCCAGCTTCGGCGCAGAAACCGGAGCGGCTTGTCACTGCGGAAGGCATCGCCGAGGGAAGCCAAGGCCACCCGCCACCACTTCGGCTCCGGCACATTGACCGAAAACACGAAGCGGCCGCCCGGCTTGAGCACCCGCCACACTTCCCGCAGCAGCCGGTCATATGCCTGGGTTGTCCAGCGCTGCTCCGCCTCCGACCAGCTTTGCGCATAACTGATGGACAGGCCGGAGATGGCATGGTCAAAGCTGGCATCGGGGAAAATCTCCAGGCCGTTGCTGAAATCGTGGGTCAGGAAGCGGAGGCGGGAACCGGGCGCAGGGTGGAGCACGCGCCGGAGATGTTCGTAAGCCTCGGCGTTGACGGCGGCGCAATCCAGCCCCACGATCTCGGCCACTTGGCCCCGCGAGGCTTCCCACAAACCCCGGCTCAAAGCCCCGCTGCCGCACCCCAAATCCAGCCAGCGCTCCCCAGCCTGCGGAGCGGCCCACGCCAGCGTGTCACGGTGAAGCTGCCGGTACGGCGTCGTTTCCTGCTGCGACCAAAACGCCTTTGCGCATTTGGCCTCCAGCCAGTGATTCACAGCGCTCCTACCGGCCCGCGGTGGCATACTTCCTCCTGCCAAGTCCTGATCCCTGCCGCATTCGACGCACCACAGTAGCTTTCCCCCATGGCAGCGGTCAAGGCGAGATGCCCGCCCCCCAGCGATTTTCCACCTTTGGGATGACGCGTTCTGCTCCCCCTCTGAAGTGCGTTCCCCATCGCCGCCGAAACACGAAGGGGGCGGCAGGCTCGGAGGGAGGAAAGGATATGGCCGCCAGCGCGCCCTGGAAGTGTGGAGCCGACCCAGGGCAGCCCTCAGCGTGCACTGTGCGCGGAACGGGACAGCCATCGGCTGGTGACGTTGATGCACAGGACCAGGACCAGCAGGATGAAGGCGCCGGCCCAGGCGAGGCGCTGCCAGGCTTCGTCGGGTTTCTGAGCGAAGTCGTACACGTAGAACGGCAAGGAGGGAGTCGGGTCGGCCAGGGAACGGGGGAAGAATTGGGAGCCGCGGGCCGTCAGGATGAGGGGGGCCGTCTCGCCGAGGATTCGTCCGGCCGCGAGCAGGATACCGGTGAGGATGGCCGGCCAGGCCGCCGGAAGCAACACAGCCCGCAGAGTCTGCGCCCGCGTCGCTCCCAAGGCGGCTGCCGCTTCCCGCAGTCCCGCCGGCACCGCACGCAGCGCTTCTTCCGCCGCACGGGCCACCACCGGCACCATCATCACTGCTAGGGCAAAGGCCCCGGCATACGCCGAGTAACCCCACGGGCGGCTGCTCCACGGCGGCGAGACCAGCAAAACGTAGCCGAACACGCCGATCAGGATCGACGGCACGGCGGTCAGCCACTCCGCAGCGCGGCGCACCAGACCGTTGAGCGGATGCTGCGGATATTCGCTCAGGAAGATGGCCACCAGCACGCCCCAGGGGACGGCCACTGCCGCCGCCAGCAGCACCAGGATCGCGCTGCCGTACAGGGCGTGGGCCAATCCCGGCGGCTCATCCCCCGGCAAGTGGGTAAAGACCGCCCAGGAAACTTCCCCCGCCCCTTGATACGTGATGTACCCCAGAATCAGGAACAACGGCAGAATGGTCAGCCACTGGCAGAGGGCGAGCAGCCAGCTCATGATGCGGTCGATCCGCGCTGCCCCACGGCGATTCGCCGCCCGGCGGAACGTGGCCGGCGTGATGCTTTCCCCAGAGAGCCGCTGCGGTCCGACATCCGGGGGCGGCTCCGCAGTGGGAAATGAGGGAGCGGAGGAAGCCGAGAGGGAAACCGAGGAAGACCGCCGCCATTTCCAGAATCGCCACCAGGCATAGCGTGCGGATTGACCCGTTACCTGGTGGCGCACCACCGCTCGGCCTGCACTGTTCATCAGCCACGCCAGCAGCAGCAGGAGCAGTCCCAGAGCCATCAGCACCGCTCGCCGCGGTTCCTGCGGCGTGGTCTCATGCAGTTGCTTGGCAATCAGGCTGGGAATCGTGTCCCCCGTCGCCGTCAGGGAGAAGTTGAAGTACTGGGCATTGCCGATGACCATCGTGACGGCCATGGTCTCGCCCACGGCCCGGCCCAAGGCGAGCAAGATGGCAGCGACAATCCCTGGCCGAGCAACCGGAAGAATCACGTGCCGGATCATCTGCCACCGCGTCGCTCCCAAGGCCAAGGCGCCTTCCCGCAACGCCAGAGGGACCGACCGGCAGGCGTCGTAACTCAGGGCCGTAATGTACGGCAACACCATCACGGACAGGACCAAACCCGCCGCGAGCAGCCCTTCCCCGGACGCCTGCTTCCACCCGGCCCAGGCATAAAGCGGTCCGAGCAGCCGTCGGGCAAGGAACTCCAAGGCCCAAAAGCCGAACACCACGCTGGGAATCGCCGCCAACAGTTCCAGAAAGAAGGCACTGATGCGCCGCCGCCTCGGTGTGGCCAGCTCCGACAAATATACCGCCGTCCCCACTCCCAACGGCACCGCCACCAGCAAGGCAATCGCCGAAGTGACGCAACTGCCGTACACGAACAGCAAGGCCCCATAGGAGCCGCGCTCCGGGTCCCAATTGGTACTGCTCAGCAGGTTCCAAAGGCCCAGATGCCCCAGCGCCGGCCAGCCCTGATGCAGCAGCACGGCGATCAGAGCCGCCGCTAAGATCAGCACTCCCCCAGCACCGCCCTGGCAAATCAAGGCCACCAGCCGATCGCTGCTCAGCCGTCCCCGCAGGACCCAGCCGAGGAAAAAACGGCGGACCGCTGATGGCGGAGGAGGTGTCATCGCTTCCCAGTATCACTCGAACAGGACGGTATCGAGCAGTTCCGCTCCGCGGCGGGACAACTCCGGTGGTAAAGGGGCGTATCCCAAATCTGCGGTATAACTCTGCCCTTCCTGAAGCGCCCACTTCAAAAACGCTACGATGGCCCGCCCCGACTCCGCCGGCTGCTTTTGATACAGCAAAGCGTAGCTGACCCCGACGATCGGATAGGCTTCCGCAGCGGAAGCATCCGTACAGGAGAAGGCCAGAGGGTGGAGGGAATAGGGTTCCTCTTTCTTCGGGGCTTGCAGGGCGGCCTGGGCGGCTGCCGTTACCGCCGCGGACTCCGGGGCTACCGCTTGGCCCGCCGCATTCACCAGCCGCGCGACGCTCAGTTGGTTCTTGCGCGCATATTCCAGTTCCACATACCCGATGCTCCCCGCGGTCTGCTTCACTTGAGCGGTGATGCCCGCATTCCCTTCCTTGCCCAAAATCTCCACCGGCCATTTCGGACTCTTGCTCGCCCCGACGGCCTCGGCGAACTTCTGGCTCCGCTTGCTCAGATACTCTGTGAAAATAAAGGTGGTCCCGCTGGACTCCGCCCGCCGCACTGGCAAAACCGGCAGGTGCGGCAGCTTCGCTTGGGGATTGAGCGCTGCCAGGCGGGGATCGTCCCAATGTTGAATCCGTCCCAGGTAAATGTCCGCTAGCACTTCCCCGGAAAGGATCAACTCCGGCACCTCCGGCAGGTGGTAAACAATCGCCACGGCGCCGAGCGTCAACGGAATATGCAGCACCTCCCCACCGGCAGCGCGGGCGCCTTCCCATTCGCTGCGGCTCATTGGAGCGTCGCTGCAACCGAAGGCCAGGTTCCGATTGATCACGTTCGTGATCCCGTAGCCGGAGCCTTTCGCGACGTAGTCGATCTCCACGCCCTGCTGCCGACGGTATTCCGCGGACCACTTCTGCATGAGCGGGTCAATGAACGTGGCCCCGCCGGCGCTGATCCGTAGCGGTGCGCTCCCCCCCTGCCGTTGGCACGCCGGAACTGCGAGCACTCCCAGCACGAGGACCAGAACCCTGCCCATCCCGCGGATGCCCGCCCTTCGGACGGCTCGCATCCACCGCCAGCGGTTGACCCAGCCACTCATGATCTCGTAACCCTTCGCGGGATCAGTACCCACAACCCCGCTGACAGCCGTCCCTTCTTCCTCGTCTGCCAGCGGCATTTCCCGTCTGTCCACGGCACTCCGACGCGCCGGAAACCGCCGGAGGGAAGCGTCGACTTTACCCTATGCCCGCCTCGCAGAGAAACTGTGCAATTTCTGCAAAGAATAAGTGAAGATCGCCGGTGGCAATCTACACCAAAAGCTCATCGTTCCTTTACGTCAGTCCCGTGTTCTGCCGGTATGCTCAACGTTGGACAGAGAGCGAAAGCGACGGGCCGAGAAGGAAAACGGGGACTCCCGAGATAAGGATGACCCGCTATGAGCGCAGTTGCCCCTCCGGTCACCCTGGGAACATGGGCGGGAACAAGGACCGCGGCAGCGGGAGCGAGCGTCGTGGCAGGAATGCCCTCCGCGGCGGTCCGATTTCGCCTGGAAAGGGTCAATTTCTGGTACGGTTCGCACCAGGCGTTGTATGACATCACGCTGTCCATACCGGCCCGCGCGGTGACGGCGTTCAT
The Thermogemmata fonticola DNA segment above includes these coding regions:
- a CDS encoding 2-oxo acid dehydrogenase subunit E2 encodes the protein MAIRGRKVPWSRPRIFVNDLLHFARRVPSIPVQRLCRLAPVVAARSTLPAPRPPWSALFVKAYALVAEELPPLRRAYCAFPRPHLVEYDRSVAAVAVERDWEDEKAVLTIRIKHPARLPLSAIAERIRQAQTAPLDQIKDFRRTLWLSGLPRPLRRLLWWLSLNCRHWRGNVCGTFGLSSYSALGAESLHPLSPLTVTLNYGVIDPQGCVPVRLIYDHRVFDGATAARALQRLEEMLNTRIRSELLAWPGSEPLPAAIPA
- a CDS encoding 1-acyl-sn-glycerol-3-phosphate acyltransferase, yielding MTLILLTLAGLLVTTAAATWLMPSLLLRPIGWVLCRLLYRYRVVGQEQIPLQGGVLLVANHVSYIDWL
- a CDS encoding class I SAM-dependent methyltransferase, with translation MPPRAGRSAVNHWLEAKCAKAFWSQQETTPYRQLHRDTLAWAAPQAGERWLDLGCGSGALSRGLWEASRGQVAEIVGLDCAAVNAEAYEHLRRVLHPAPGSRLRFLTHDFSNGLEIFPDASFDHAISGLSISYAQSWSEAEQRWTTQAYDRLLREVWRVLKPGGRFVFSVNVPEPKWWRVALASLGDAFRSDKPLRFLRRSWRMLRYGRWLKAEARRGRFHYLPAEAVQSKLKAAGFTAVEYRRSYAGQAYVFRAVKGKEDRNISGDRSVSSA
- the pstC gene encoding phosphate ABC transporter permease subunit PstC, yielding MTPPPPSAVRRFFLGWVLRGRLSSDRLVALICQGGAGGVLILAAALIAVLLHQGWPALGHLGLWNLLSSTNWDPERGSYGALLFVYGSCVTSAIALLVAVPLGVGTAVYLSELATPRRRRISAFFLELLAAIPSVVFGFWALEFLARRLLGPLYAWAGWKQASGEGLLAAGLVLSVMVLPYITALSYDACRSVPLALREGALALGATRWQMIRHVILPVARPGIVAAILLALGRAVGETMAVTMVIGNAQYFNFSLTATGDTIPSLIAKQLHETTPQEPRRAVLMALGLLLLLLAWLMNSAGRAVVRHQVTGQSARYAWWRFWKWRRSSSVSLSASSAPSFPTAEPPPDVGPQRLSGESITPATFRRAANRRGAARIDRIMSWLLALCQWLTILPLFLILGYITYQGAGEVSWAVFTHLPGDEPPGLAHALYGSAILVLLAAAVAVPWGVLVAIFLSEYPQHPLNGLVRRAAEWLTAVPSILIGVFGYVLLVSPPWSSRPWGYSAYAGAFALAVMMVPVVARAAEEALRAVPAGLREAAAALGATRAQTLRAVLLPAAWPAILTGILLAAGRILGETAPLILTARGSQFFPRSLADPTPSLPFYVYDFAQKPDEAWQRLAWAGAFILLVLVLCINVTSRWLSRSAHSAR
- the pstS gene encoding phosphate ABC transporter substrate-binding protein PstS, whose product is MPLADEEEGTAVSGVVGTDPAKGYEIMSGWVNRWRWMRAVRRAGIRGMGRVLVLVLGVLAVPACQRQGGSAPLRISAGGATFIDPLMQKWSAEYRRQQGVEIDYVAKGSGYGITNVINRNLAFGCSDAPMSRSEWEGARAAGGEVLHIPLTLGAVAIVYHLPEVPELILSGEVLADIYLGRIQHWDDPRLAALNPQAKLPHLPVLPVRRAESSGTTFIFTEYLSKRSQKFAEAVGASKSPKWPVEILGKEGNAGITAQVKQTAGSIGYVELEYARKNQLSVARLVNAAGQAVAPESAAVTAAAQAALQAPKKEEPYSLHPLAFSCTDASAAEAYPIVGVSYALLYQKQPAESGRAIVAFLKWALQEGQSYTADLGYAPLPPELSRRGAELLDTVLFE